A genomic stretch from Sphingobacterium sp. ML3W includes:
- the ffh gene encoding signal recognition particle protein: MFSNLQDKLDRAFKVLKGQGSITEINVAETMKEIRKALLDADVNYKTAKTFTDDVRQKALGQNVLTSISPGQLLTKIMNDELTELMGGSVTELEIGKNPTVILIAGLNGAGKTTFSGKLALFLKDKKNKKPLLVAGDVYRPAAIDQLEVLAEQVGVPVYVDRASTDPIAIAKAGVEEAKRNGHNVVIIDTAGRLAIDEPLMVEITAVKEATKPDEILFVVDSMTGQDAVNTAKTFNDRLDFTGVVLTKLDGDTRGGAALSIKSVVNKPIKFIGTGEKMDALDVFYPDRMASRILGMGDVVSLVERAQQQFDEKQAAELQKKIRKNKFDFNDFKSQIQQIKKMGNMKDLMGMIPGVGKAMKDIEVDDNAFKPIEAIIDSMTPFERENPDVIDQKRRLRIAKGSGTDVNEVNKLLKQFGDMRKVMKQMSNPAMAAKLMRNMPKMPGKM; encoded by the coding sequence ATGTTTTCAAATCTTCAAGATAAGCTAGATAGGGCCTTTAAGGTATTAAAAGGACAAGGCAGTATTACCGAAATCAACGTTGCGGAAACGATGAAAGAAATTCGCAAAGCATTGTTGGATGCCGATGTGAATTATAAGACTGCTAAAACTTTTACAGATGATGTTAGACAAAAAGCTTTAGGGCAGAATGTATTGACAAGTATTTCTCCGGGTCAGTTGTTGACTAAAATCATGAATGATGAGTTGACAGAATTGATGGGCGGGTCTGTCACAGAGTTGGAGATTGGTAAAAATCCTACTGTTATTTTGATCGCAGGTCTGAATGGTGCTGGTAAAACAACTTTTTCTGGTAAGCTGGCATTATTCCTGAAAGATAAAAAGAATAAAAAACCATTATTGGTCGCAGGTGACGTTTATCGTCCAGCAGCAATTGATCAATTGGAGGTATTGGCTGAACAAGTTGGTGTTCCTGTTTATGTTGATAGAGCGTCAACAGATCCAATTGCTATTGCGAAAGCAGGTGTTGAAGAGGCAAAGCGCAATGGCCATAATGTTGTAATCATCGATACCGCTGGTCGTCTGGCCATAGATGAGCCTTTGATGGTGGAGATCACTGCTGTTAAGGAAGCGACAAAACCAGATGAGATCTTATTTGTCGTTGACTCGATGACTGGTCAGGATGCTGTCAATACAGCGAAAACATTCAACGATCGTCTTGATTTTACAGGTGTTGTATTGACCAAATTAGATGGTGATACACGTGGTGGTGCTGCGCTATCGATTAAATCTGTTGTCAATAAACCAATTAAGTTTATCGGTACCGGAGAGAAGATGGATGCATTGGACGTTTTCTATCCAGATCGTATGGCGTCCCGTATTTTGGGCATGGGTGACGTGGTATCCTTGGTGGAGCGTGCGCAACAACAGTTCGACGAAAAGCAAGCTGCGGAGCTTCAAAAGAAAATCCGTAAGAATAAATTTGATTTCAATGATTTCAAATCCCAGATCCAACAGATCAAAAAAATGGGTAACATGAAAGATTTGATGGGCATGATTCCTGGCGTAGGAAAAGCGATGAAGGATATTGAAGTCGATGATAATGCATTCAAACCTATTGAAGCCATCATTGATTCGATGACACCTTTTGAGCGAGAAAATCCGGATGTAATAGATCAAAAACGTCGTTTGCGTATTGCGAAAGGTTCGGGAACTGACGTTAATGAAGTGAACAAATTGTTGAAGCAATTTGGTGACATGCGTAAAGTGATGAAACAAATGTCCAATCCTGCAATGGCCGCTAAGTTGATGCGCAATATGCCTAAAATGCCTGGGAAAATGTAA
- the purE gene encoding 5-(carboxyamino)imidazole ribonucleotide mutase, with product MSVNNKAQVGIIMGSKSDLPVMQDAIDVLKVLGVEFEVTIVSAHRTPQRMFDYAKNAASRGLRVIIAGAGGAAHLPGMVASITHLPVIGVPVKSSNSIDGWDSVLSILQMPNGIPVATVALNAAKNAGILAAQILGTYDETISKNIIDFKEELARKVIETAVEVENTQF from the coding sequence ATGTCAGTCAATAATAAGGCCCAGGTAGGCATTATCATGGGAAGTAAATCTGATCTTCCTGTTATGCAGGATGCCATCGATGTCCTGAAAGTCCTTGGAGTAGAATTTGAGGTCACAATCGTTTCGGCGCACCGTACGCCGCAACGTATGTTTGATTATGCTAAAAATGCTGCATCTCGTGGTTTAAGAGTAATTATTGCGGGAGCTGGTGGAGCTGCGCATTTACCAGGAATGGTGGCTTCAATCACGCATTTGCCTGTAATCGGTGTACCTGTAAAATCATCCAACTCTATTGATGGGTGGGATTCGGTACTATCCATCTTGCAGATGCCTAATGGTATCCCTGTAGCAACAGTCGCACTAAATGCTGCAAAAAATGCAGGTATATTAGCTGCTCAGATCCTGGGCACTTATGATGAGACAATAAGTAAAAACATTATTGATTTTAAAGAGGAATTAGCACGGAAAGTGATTGAAACTGCGGTCGAAGTAGAGAATACACAATTCTAA
- a CDS encoding 5-(carboxyamino)imidazole ribonucleotide synthase has product MAKDFYGELQLGILGGGQLGRMLIQEAINYNVNVHVLDPDKNAPCRKLCNKFECGSLSDFETVYNFGKDLDLITIEIEKVNVDALEKLEEEGVIVYPQSRIIRLIQDKGLQKQFFKQNDIPTSAFQLISTKDNLTNASLSLPYIQKLRRDGYDGKGVKKIVTEADIQDAFEEPSLIEEWVDFEKEIAVIVARNDRGDVSTFPMVEMEFNPQANLVEFLIAPSLYGVEIQQRAEAIAKKIADDLQIVGLLAVEMFLTKNGDILVNELAPRPHNSGHQTIEGNYVSQFAQHLRAIFNLPLGDTRCRTNAVMINLLGEDGYEGLAKYDGVEEVLAMEGVYLHLYGKKYTKPFRKMGHICIINDDRDKAISNARKVQEILKVKA; this is encoded by the coding sequence ATGGCAAAAGATTTTTATGGCGAACTGCAATTAGGCATTCTTGGTGGTGGTCAACTCGGAAGAATGTTAATCCAGGAAGCCATTAATTACAATGTAAACGTTCATGTACTGGATCCCGATAAGAATGCTCCTTGTCGTAAACTGTGCAATAAATTTGAATGTGGTTCATTGAGCGATTTTGAGACAGTATATAATTTTGGTAAAGACCTAGATTTGATTACTATCGAGATCGAAAAAGTAAATGTTGATGCATTGGAGAAACTGGAAGAAGAGGGGGTAATCGTTTATCCGCAGTCGCGTATTATTCGCCTGATCCAGGATAAGGGATTACAGAAACAGTTTTTTAAACAAAATGATATCCCGACTTCTGCGTTTCAGTTGATATCAACTAAAGATAATTTAACAAATGCTTCGTTGAGTTTACCCTACATTCAAAAACTACGTAGAGATGGGTATGATGGAAAAGGCGTAAAGAAGATCGTTACTGAAGCGGATATTCAGGATGCCTTTGAAGAGCCGAGTTTGATTGAAGAGTGGGTAGATTTTGAAAAGGAAATCGCTGTTATTGTTGCACGTAACGATAGAGGTGATGTCTCCACTTTTCCAATGGTAGAAATGGAATTTAATCCTCAAGCTAATTTAGTGGAATTTCTTATCGCGCCATCATTATATGGTGTAGAGATCCAGCAACGTGCAGAAGCAATTGCGAAGAAAATCGCGGATGATCTGCAGATCGTCGGTTTGCTTGCAGTGGAAATGTTCCTAACGAAAAATGGTGATATTCTGGTGAATGAACTGGCACCGCGCCCACATAATAGCGGCCATCAAACCATCGAAGGAAATTATGTTTCTCAATTTGCACAACATCTAAGAGCGATATTCAATTTACCTTTGGGTGATACACGATGTCGGACAAACGCTGTCATGATCAATCTACTGGGTGAAGATGGTTATGAGGGCTTGGCAAAATATGATGGAGTAGAGGAGGTGTTGGCCATGGAAGGAGTCTATTTACATCTGTATGGCAAGAAGTATACAAAGCCATTCCGCAAGATGGGGCATATCTGCATCATCAATGATGATCGGGATAAAGCAATCTCCAACGCAAGAAAAGTACAAGAAATATTAAAAGTTAAAGCTTAA
- a CDS encoding NADH-quinone oxidoreductase subunit B, translated as MSLDSQLQNNGVVVAKLDDLLNWARLSSMWPMSFGIACCAIEMMGAMASTYDLDRMGVFPRPSPRQSDVIIIAGTVTFKMADRIKKLYEQMPDPKYVISMGSCSNCGGPYWQHGYHVVKGVDRIIPVDVYVQGCPPRPEALIGAFIELQKKIDKESLLGELLFKEKA; from the coding sequence ATGAGTTTAGATAGTCAACTGCAAAATAATGGTGTCGTTGTTGCCAAATTGGATGATCTGCTAAACTGGGCAAGACTTTCTTCGATGTGGCCGATGAGTTTTGGTATTGCCTGTTGTGCGATCGAAATGATGGGAGCTATGGCTTCAACATATGATCTAGATCGGATGGGTGTTTTTCCTAGACCTTCACCGAGACAATCAGATGTTATTATTATTGCTGGTACTGTAACATTTAAAATGGCAGACCGTATAAAAAAACTATACGAACAGATGCCTGATCCTAAATATGTAATCTCAATGGGATCCTGTTCTAATTGTGGAGGACCTTATTGGCAGCATGGTTATCACGTAGTGAAGGGGGTGGATCGAATTATCCCGGTGGATGTGTATGTGCAAGGATGCCCACCACGTCCGGAAGCACTGATAGGTGCTTTTATTGAACTGCAAAAAAAAATAGATAAAGAAAGCTTATTGGGCGAACTGTTGTTCAAGGAAAAAGCTTAA
- the frr gene encoding ribosome recycling factor, which produces MNELISIELDDCKDKMSKAVAHTESELTKIRAGKASPSMLDGISVDYYGSATPLSQVANINTTDARTIVIQPWEKSLINAIEKAITDANLGVNPQNDGIVIRLNIPPLTEERRRDLVKKVKEETERGRIGIRNIRKDTNESIKKLKNDGASEDEIKTAEGEVQKLTDAYIVKVDNLSELKEKDIMTV; this is translated from the coding sequence ATGAACGAACTAATTTCAATTGAATTGGACGATTGTAAAGACAAGATGTCCAAAGCAGTTGCTCACACGGAGTCAGAATTAACAAAAATTCGTGCCGGTAAAGCTTCTCCATCTATGTTAGATGGTATTTCAGTCGATTATTATGGTAGTGCTACTCCACTTTCACAAGTAGCTAACATCAATACTACTGACGCTCGGACTATTGTCATCCAACCTTGGGAAAAATCGCTCATCAACGCAATTGAAAAAGCAATTACGGATGCTAATCTTGGTGTCAACCCACAGAATGATGGTATTGTGATCCGTTTGAATATCCCGCCTTTGACAGAAGAAAGAAGACGTGACTTGGTGAAAAAAGTAAAGGAAGAGACTGAAAGAGGCCGTATAGGTATCCGTAACATCCGCAAAGACACCAATGAGTCCATCAAAAAATTAAAAAATGATGGTGCCTCAGAAGACGAAATCAAAACCGCTGAAGGGGAGGTCCAAAAATTGACTGATGCATACATTGTAAAAGTTGATAATCTGTCTGAACTGAAAGAAAAAGATATCATGACTGTTTAA
- the pyrH gene encoding UMP kinase, giving the protein MKYKRILLKLSGESLMGDQSYGIDINRVSQYANDIKEIHDQGLEIAIVIGGGNIYRGLSAEKSGMDRVQADYMGMLATVINSMALQDALEKVGKKTRLLTAIKMEQICEPFIRRRAVRHLEKGRIVIFGAGTGNPYFTTDTAASLRAIEINADAVLKGTRVDGIYTADPEKDPSATKFEEISFTEVYEKGLNVMDMTAFTLCQENKLPIIVFDMNKPGNLLKLANGEHVGTVVK; this is encoded by the coding sequence ATGAAATACAAACGTATCTTATTAAAACTTAGCGGTGAATCCTTAATGGGTGACCAAAGCTATGGTATCGATATTAACCGTGTATCACAATACGCTAATGATATCAAAGAAATTCACGATCAAGGTTTAGAAATAGCAATTGTTATCGGTGGTGGTAACATTTACCGCGGTTTGAGTGCTGAAAAATCAGGGATGGACCGTGTTCAAGCAGACTATATGGGAATGCTTGCCACTGTAATCAACAGTATGGCACTTCAAGATGCTCTTGAAAAAGTAGGGAAAAAGACACGTTTGCTAACGGCTATCAAGATGGAGCAGATCTGTGAACCATTCATTCGCAGAAGAGCTGTACGCCACTTGGAAAAAGGCCGTATTGTTATTTTCGGAGCTGGTACCGGAAACCCATATTTCACGACGGATACAGCAGCTTCTTTGCGCGCAATTGAAATCAACGCGGATGCTGTACTAAAAGGAACACGTGTAGATGGTATCTATACTGCTGACCCAGAGAAAGATCCTAGCGCAACAAAATTCGAAGAAATCTCATTCACGGAGGTATACGAGAAAGGATTAAATGTAATGGATATGACTGCCTTTACCCTTTGTCAAGAAAACAAATTACCAATCATTGTATTTGACATGAACAAACCCGGCAATTTATTGAAACTTGCCAATGGTGAACATGTTGGAACTGTGGTAAAATAA
- a CDS encoding sugar phosphate isomerase/epimerase, which produces MMNNSRRQFLKQAGIGLSAAYLMPNLISCQNKTGAVSDNPLQNIGVQLYSIRDLMDKDPKGSLEQVAKIGYKHVELYGIDPTAKQFWKLSYKELKKILDDNGLKTHSGHYDMSKYLSKSHTDKEDLAVYFDAAKELGQEYVIAPVTPMFDINALKKDDYLYAAEQLNKAGEQAKKLGLKVAYHNHFWEFRDLGNNATGEDVMLAFTEPDLVDFELDLFWAEKAGKNPISIFEKFPNRFKLWHVKDMDRTKSNPIEWPKDGKLPVEQIFKDIKYTEVGTGSIPFPEIVKEKVKSGLKYAFVEQDDIYMPNKMESLKKSYDYVQANLIK; this is translated from the coding sequence ATGATGAACAATTCTCGCCGTCAATTTTTAAAGCAAGCTGGAATAGGTCTTTCGGCAGCTTATCTGATGCCCAACTTGATATCTTGTCAAAATAAAACGGGTGCTGTCAGTGACAATCCATTGCAAAATATAGGGGTACAGCTGTACTCCATACGTGATTTGATGGATAAAGATCCGAAAGGTTCTTTGGAGCAGGTCGCAAAAATTGGCTACAAACATGTCGAGCTTTATGGCATAGATCCTACTGCCAAACAGTTCTGGAAATTATCCTATAAAGAGTTAAAAAAGATTCTGGATGACAATGGCCTAAAAACGCACTCAGGACACTATGATATGTCTAAATATCTCAGTAAATCACATACCGATAAAGAAGATTTAGCAGTTTACTTTGATGCAGCAAAAGAACTCGGACAGGAATATGTGATTGCGCCAGTGACACCAATGTTCGACATTAATGCGCTTAAAAAAGATGACTATCTTTATGCCGCCGAACAGCTCAATAAGGCCGGTGAACAAGCAAAAAAGCTGGGGCTAAAGGTTGCTTACCACAACCATTTTTGGGAATTTAGGGACTTAGGAAACAATGCTACAGGTGAAGATGTCATGTTGGCTTTTACGGAACCTGATCTTGTCGATTTTGAGCTTGATCTTTTCTGGGCTGAGAAAGCTGGGAAAAACCCTATATCCATATTTGAAAAATTCCCCAATAGATTTAAACTATGGCATGTGAAGGATATGGACCGTACAAAATCAAATCCGATCGAATGGCCTAAGGATGGTAAGTTACCGGTTGAACAGATCTTTAAAGATATCAAATATACCGAAGTTGGTACCGGAAGTATCCCTTTCCCCGAAATTGTCAAAGAAAAGGTTAAATCGGGTCTGAAATACGCTTTCGTAGAGCAAGACGACATCTACATGCCGAACAAGATGGAAAGTCTTAAGAAAAGCTACGATTACGTTCAGGCAAATCTTATCAAATAA
- a CDS encoding NADH-quinone oxidoreductase subunit A: MDDPAQLSEYGKILIILLIGALLVCATIFLARLISPKKNNPIKSGTYECGEDPIGSSWVQFNPRFYVIALVFLLFDVELIFIFPWATVFGQSEYIAADGRWGWFTMIEMAMFIGILILGLVFVWKKGDLEWVKPNVSLPKVPVNIPQSAYSTLNNSSYQVRDYREPAVAVVENTVAQEVTAAPKIAFKPRFKKPE, from the coding sequence ATGGATGACCCCGCACAATTATCGGAATACGGCAAAATCCTTATCATTCTGCTGATAGGGGCATTGTTAGTCTGTGCGACCATTTTTCTAGCACGTTTAATCTCTCCCAAAAAGAATAATCCCATTAAATCTGGTACTTACGAATGTGGCGAAGATCCTATCGGTTCCTCTTGGGTACAATTCAATCCTCGATTTTATGTCATCGCTTTAGTGTTCCTGCTTTTTGATGTTGAGCTCATCTTTATTTTTCCTTGGGCTACAGTATTTGGACAATCAGAATACATTGCCGCAGACGGCAGATGGGGATGGTTTACGATGATTGAAATGGCGATGTTTATCGGTATTTTAATCTTGGGATTGGTTTTTGTCTGGAAAAAAGGAGATTTGGAATGGGTGAAACCCAATGTATCTCTACCTAAGGTTCCTGTAAATATTCCTCAAAGTGCTTATTCAACATTGAACAACAGCAGCTATCAAGTACGGGACTATAGGGAGCCGGCGGTTGCGGTCGTAGAGAATACTGTTGCGCAAGAGGTGACAGCTGCGCCAAAGATTGCTTTTAAACCTCGATTTAAAAAACCTGAGTAA